The nucleotide window TGGACTGGGACTGGGTGATTTCCAGGCAGAGGATTTTCGGCACCCCGCTTCCGTTTTACTATTGCCCTGATTGCAGGAAAACCGAAGCCGCGCAGGAAACCGAGCTTCCGTTCTACCCTGAAAAGGCGCAGAAAAGGAAATGCTCCTGCGGCGCGGAAATGGCCCCAGAAACCAGCACAGCTGATTGCTGGGTGGACTCGAGCATAACCCCGCTCATAATAGCCGGCTGGCCCGACGAGAAGAAAATGGAAGGGTTATACCCTGCCTCGCTGAGGCCCCAAGGGGTGGAAATAGTGCGCACCTGGGCTTTCTACACGATATACAGGAGCGGAACCCTCACAGGAATCCCGCCCTTCAAGACCATCCTGCTCAACGGGAACGTGCTCGCTCCTGACGGGAAGAAGATGAGCAAGAGCCTCGGGAACGTAATCAGCCCCCAAACTCTCCTTACTGAGTTCAACGCAGATTCGATAAGGCAGTGGGCCGCGCTTTCAGGAGCGATGGCCAAGGACAGGCCCTTTTCATACGAGGACATACGCTACGCGAAAAGCTTCCTCAACAAGCTCTGGAATTCAGCGAAGCTGGTTGAAATCGGGCTCGAGGGCTACGAAGGAGGTGAAGGCCAGCCCCGCCTCGTGGACAGGTGGGTAACTTCGCGCATGAACGAGACGATAAAGGACTTCACCGCGCACATGGAATCCTATGAATTCCACTACGCGATGAACAAGCTCCACGATTTCTACTGGCACGACTTCTGCGACAACTATTTAGAATACGTGAAGCACAGGATTTACGATTCGCAGACGCACGGCGAAGAAGGGAAAAAGGCGGCCCAGCACGCCATGCGCTACGTGCTCATGAACACGCTGAAGCTAATCGCGCCCATCTCCCCGCACATAAGCGAGGAAATCTGGTCCGAGCTTTTCGACAAGAAGAGCATCCACCTTTCCGGATGGCCCTCCGCAGGCCCTGTGGATTCAGAAGCAGTTGAAAAGGCGGCTGCCGCGAACGAGATGGTGAAGCTGCTCAGGCAGCACAAGGCCTCGAACAAGAAATCCATGAACTCCCCGCTTTCCCTGGTTAGAATACGGAGCCCGGACATGGCCGGCTTCGAGGACGACATAAAAGGCGTGATGAAAATCGCGAAGCTCGAGATTGAAAGGATTGAGAAAGCAGGGAAGCCCGAGCTGGTCTCGGCAGAATTCGGGGATTGAGCATGGCATTCAAAATCCTCGAGCACACCGCCGATGTCGGGATAATAGCCGAAGGCCCGACTTTCGAAAAGGCGCTCGAGGAAACCGCGCAGGGCATGTTCTCCCTGATGGGCAAGTCCAGGCCGAAGGAGAGCATCGAAATCTCGACGGAAAGGGAGCGCAAAGACGATTTAGTGGTGTTCCTTCTTTCGGAAATACTTGCACGGTGCGAATCCGAGAACTTCCTCCCGTGCAGGATGAAGGTCCTTGAATACCGCGGCGGCAAAATGCGCGTCCAGGTCCTGGGGGAATACAAAACGCTTAAAAACATAATAAAAGCAGTCACCTTTCATATGCTCGAAGTGAAGAATGAAAAAAGCTCCTGGAGAATCCAGGTGCTCTTCGACATCTGAGTGAACGTTCATGGGTTTCGGTTTCGGGAATGCGGACATCAAGAGCGAATTCATAGCCGCGCTCACCGTTTTCCTGGCTTCCTCTTACATACTTTTCGTGAACCCCAGCATAATGGGCGACGCAGGCATGGACCTGGAAGGGGCGTTCTTCGCGACAGCGCTCGCAGCCGCAATCGGGACGCTCCTGGTCGGTTTCATCGCCAACAAGCCCTACGTGATTGCCCCTGGAATGACGCTGAACATCTTCTTCACCTACACGCTGGTAAGGACCTACGGGATAAGCTGGCAGATAGGCGCGGCCGCAGTTATCTTTTCAGGAGTTATTCTGCTCGCGCTTTCGCTCACAAGCGTGCGCCTGTGGTTTTCCCAGGCCATCCCGTCAGGGATAAAGAAAGGCATTCTGGGCGGAGTCGGGCTCCTCCTCGTGTTCGTAGGCCTCATGCGCGCCCAGCTCGTGGTCCCTTCCCAGTTCACCATAGTGGGCCTTGGCAACATACTCGCCCCGGAGGCGCTCCTCGCGGTATTCGGGCTGATAATAACATGCGTGCTCTTTTTGCGCAACGTGCGCGGCGCATTCCTCCTGGGGATACTCGCGACCACCCTGCTGGCAGTCATAGTGCGCTACCTGACTGGAACCCAGCCTGCACTCGAATTTCTCGGGCTTCCGCACAACCTCGGCGCGGTCGCATTCAAGTTCGACATAGCCGGCCTGACGAGCCTGAGCATGCTCGGCCCGGTCCTCGCGCTCTTCATGGTCGCGTTTTTCGACACCATAGGAACCTCAACCGCGCTCCTCACCCGCTCGGCGAAAGGCGGGAAGAAAATCAAGCCGGTGGACATGGAGAAAATAATGGTGAGCGATTCTCTGGCAACCATAGTTGGCGGAGTGCTCGGCACCTCGCCCCAGGCGGTTTACGTGGAGAGCGCTGCAGCGCAGGATGCCGGAGGTAAAACCGGCTTGGTTTCGATATTCGTCGCACTCTTCTTCCTGCTCTCCCTATTCCTGTTCCCGCTCGTGAAGCTCGTGCCCATGGAGGCGTCGGCCCCGGTGCTGATAATAGTGGGCCTGCTCATGTTCGGCGGAATGAAGAACATAAACATGAAGGATTACAGCGAGAGTTTGCCGGCTTTGCTCTGCCT belongs to Candidatus Micrarchaeia archaeon and includes:
- a CDS encoding NCS2 family permease, producing MGFGFGNADIKSEFIAALTVFLASSYILFVNPSIMGDAGMDLEGAFFATALAAAIGTLLVGFIANKPYVIAPGMTLNIFFTYTLVRTYGISWQIGAAAVIFSGVILLALSLTSVRLWFSQAIPSGIKKGILGGVGLLLVFVGLMRAQLVVPSQFTIVGLGNILAPEALLAVFGLIITCVLFLRNVRGAFLLGILATTLLAVIVRYLTGTQPALEFLGLPHNLGAVAFKFDIAGLTSLSMLGPVLALFMVAFFDTIGTSTALLTRSAKGGKKIKPVDMEKIMVSDSLATIVGGVLGTSPQAVYVESAAAQDAGGKTGLVSIFVALFFLLSLFLFPLVKLVPMEASAPVLIIVGLLMFGGMKNINMKDYSESLPALLCLAAIPMTFSITYGIGIASIAYVALKIFTFKMKEVHPGMYITALLFLMEFLGLF
- a CDS encoding archease, producing the protein MAFKILEHTADVGIIAEGPTFEKALEETAQGMFSLMGKSRPKESIEISTERERKDDLVVFLLSEILARCESENFLPCRMKVLEYRGGKMRVQVLGEYKTLKNIIKAVTFHMLEVKNEKSSWRIQVLFDI
- a CDS encoding valine--tRNA ligase, with protein sequence MNSVLQKVVYTLAKNYSTEMEQKWQKRWEEEKTYAFSAEGGKPIYSIDSPPPFTSGELHMGHVLSYSFFDFVARYKRMRGFSVFYPQGWDTQGFPTETKVEKKYGKLPPTEFRQKCVEWTYEFIARMKSQMVSMGFSPDWKYEYRTMEPEYHKKVQLSLIKMYVQGEVYMAEYPVHWCPSCVSAIAKAETEELERETQFNYVNFTGPAGEALQIATTRPELIPACVALLFNPEDARYTHLAGKKAKTPLGDEVPMFADKDVERDFGTGLMMVCTFGDKMDVVWAHRYKLPFKNLINKYGKFENAAELNGLKVEAARAKILEKLKTQGSLVKQEKKPQVVKVHDRCKTPVEFISSLQWFAAIKKAAPRIKDFASKIEWVPSFGITYLTDWVDNVDWDWVISRQRIFGTPLPFYYCPDCRKTEAAQETELPFYPEKAQKRKCSCGAEMAPETSTADCWVDSSITPLIIAGWPDEKKMEGLYPASLRPQGVEIVRTWAFYTIYRSGTLTGIPPFKTILLNGNVLAPDGKKMSKSLGNVISPQTLLTEFNADSIRQWAALSGAMAKDRPFSYEDIRYAKSFLNKLWNSAKLVEIGLEGYEGGEGQPRLVDRWVTSRMNETIKDFTAHMESYEFHYAMNKLHDFYWHDFCDNYLEYVKHRIYDSQTHGEEGKKAAQHAMRYVLMNTLKLIAPISPHISEEIWSELFDKKSIHLSGWPSAGPVDSEAVEKAAAANEMVKLLRQHKASNKKSMNSPLSLVRIRSPDMAGFEDDIKGVMKIAKLEIERIEKAGKPELVSAEFGD